One genomic segment of Scomber japonicus isolate fScoJap1 chromosome 23, fScoJap1.pri, whole genome shotgun sequence includes these proteins:
- the LOC128385244 gene encoding beta-microseminoprotein-like, whose protein sequence is MHYFQPLTFTLSNLTSLTATMKYLALALLLCSLPSLSDAACYYMNPELGETATHCQDYVDKTWHPVGSTWRNSECRNCGCSLCCDAYSTPRHFPDDCVSVFDWEECVYIVHKKDDPSVQCPIYAAVGK, encoded by the exons ATGCATTATTTTCAACCTCTTACCTTCACACTTTCAAATCTGACAAGTCTTACTGCAACCATG AAATACTTGGCTCTGGCTTTGCTGCTATGTTCTCTGCCTTCACTGTCAGATGCTGCCTGCTATTACATGAATCCTGAGTTAg GTGAGACCGCAACCCACTGTCAGGATTATGTTGATAAAACATGGCATCCTGTGGGATCTACATGgagaaacagtgaatgcaggAACTGTGGTTGCTCTTTATGTTGCGATGC GTATTCCACCCCCAGACATTTCCCTGAcgactgtgtgtcagtgtttgacTGGGAAGAATGTGTATACATAGTGCACAAGAAGGATGACCCCTCCGTGCAATGTCCAATTTATGCTGCAGTTGGGAAATAA